In Leptospira bouyouniensis, the following proteins share a genomic window:
- a CDS encoding outer membrane beta-barrel protein — translation MRNKYTLLATIVATLFSQASLFAQAKKDKDKPWYELVNFSGYVDVYYNYTSNNRQGATQDTAGTFHTYNKQFAVNAVKLSMEKLADKESPWGFRLDMQNGQNNMYQERPYQTTNSIHNMQLLQQAYVSAYFPVLKGLTVDAGKMATHIGLELLDSKDNIAYTIGYVFFNTIPFIHTGARANLQINDRLSTGLYLYNSAQGTGFTGNGQQFGYVGLAPYGDAAGGSSLTSTQQHAYADGPNPTRAIGTQVKYDVVPDKFQVVWNTLQANDNIKGRQDNGLYYLEQATGTSFPKQSAFKTDHWMIQNLILIFKPTDKLTTIFDYTYGDRSGQTNTAAFGYEAGGITKNKLDAALPGLVPALPTELTSAGLTADTNLSRENRVRRIYQTYQVQAKYQFTDFFALGFRFEYLDDKRYGGSLVVNPPLFAVTPTNRYDLKFQDSIGARATSNYGQIKTLTFTPTFDLTENLQVKVDLRRDWGPGQQFVDTSGRPASHQNGIIVGMVAKF, via the coding sequence ATGAGAAATAAATACACTCTATTGGCGACGATCGTTGCTACCTTATTTTCCCAGGCTTCCCTTTTTGCTCAGGCAAAAAAGGATAAAGATAAGCCTTGGTATGAGTTGGTAAATTTTTCCGGATATGTGGACGTATATTATAACTATACATCAAATAACCGGCAAGGGGCAACCCAAGATACAGCAGGAACATTTCACACTTACAACAAACAATTTGCTGTAAATGCTGTGAAACTCTCTATGGAAAAGTTAGCGGATAAAGAAAGCCCTTGGGGTTTTCGTTTGGATATGCAAAATGGACAGAACAACATGTACCAAGAGCGTCCTTACCAAACTACTAACTCTATTCATAATATGCAATTGTTACAACAAGCCTATGTTTCAGCTTACTTCCCTGTCTTAAAAGGATTAACTGTTGATGCAGGTAAGATGGCAACTCATATCGGATTGGAGTTACTTGATTCAAAAGATAACATCGCATATACGATTGGTTATGTGTTCTTTAACACAATCCCCTTCATTCACACAGGTGCTCGTGCAAACTTACAAATCAATGATCGCTTGTCTACAGGTCTTTATCTCTATAACAGCGCTCAAGGAACAGGATTCACTGGAAACGGACAACAATTCGGTTACGTAGGTCTTGCTCCTTATGGAGATGCGGCTGGTGGATCAAGTCTTACTAGCACTCAACAGCACGCTTATGCTGACGGTCCAAACCCAACAAGAGCAATCGGAACACAAGTTAAGTATGATGTGGTTCCTGATAAGTTTCAAGTTGTTTGGAACACGTTACAAGCTAACGATAACATCAAAGGTAGACAAGACAACGGTTTGTATTACCTAGAGCAAGCAACTGGAACATCTTTTCCAAAACAATCTGCTTTCAAAACAGACCATTGGATGATCCAAAACTTGATTCTAATCTTCAAACCAACTGATAAGTTAACAACAATCTTTGACTATACGTATGGTGACAGATCAGGTCAAACAAACACTGCAGCGTTCGGATACGAAGCTGGTGGAATCACAAAAAACAAGTTAGACGCAGCGTTACCAGGACTTGTTCCTGCATTACCGACTGAATTAACTTCTGCTGGTTTGACTGCTGATACTAACCTTTCTCGTGAGAACAGAGTTAGAAGAATCTACCAAACTTACCAAGTGCAAGCTAAGTATCAATTCACTGACTTCTTTGCCCTCGGTTTCCGTTTTGAGTATTTGGATGACAAACGTTACGGTGGATCACTCGTAGTAAACCCTCCTTTATTTGCTGTGACTCCTACAAACCGATATGATCTAAAATTCCAAGATTCAATTGGTGCGAGAGCAACTAGTAACTACGGTCAAATCAAAACATTGACGTTCACTCCGACATTTGATCTCACTGAAAACCTCCAAGTGAAAGTGGATCTAAGAAGAGATTGGGGTCCAGGACAACAATTCGTAGATACATCTGGAAGACCTGCGTCTCACCAAAACGGTATCATCGTTGGTATGGTAGCAAAATTCTAA
- a CDS encoding CCA tRNA nucleotidyltransferase, with protein MPIDLSSLVPSPHKKHLETIDAALKKAGFECYLVGGSVRDLVMKKIPKEYDLTTNAEPKDVKKLFRTVIDTGIEHGTVTVVLDKVNYEITTYRIDKDYVDGRRPGHVEFGTTLHEDLKRRDFTMNALAYDLKSCELIDEHDGLVDIENKIIRTIGNPIERFTEDGLRPIRALRFASTLNFKIEPETKKAIQLTKHITKKISLERFQDEILKSFLGENPSAMIRLLAEENLFQVFLPTLPNDLTPNEIILDKLNYIPKELVGMQLCFAFYSISPDISLKELETYLRSLKFSGQNIKDTLLFFEILQKWIQNSDKSSLSIYDIKKNYLAPVKRHFNSRYTLDETFFQKLKPIFEDEISRFVSIWNDNPPLLLSDLALNGNHLSENFPNLPKTKFGEVLHLLLELVLHSPKENEFHKLIAQSAEIINNLSK; from the coding sequence TTGCCAATAGACCTCTCATCATTAGTTCCATCACCACATAAAAAACATTTAGAAACAATCGACGCAGCTTTAAAAAAAGCTGGGTTTGAATGTTACCTTGTCGGTGGTTCCGTACGCGATTTGGTAATGAAAAAAATACCAAAGGAATATGATCTTACAACAAATGCAGAACCCAAAGATGTGAAAAAATTATTCAGAACAGTCATCGATACAGGAATCGAACATGGCACTGTCACTGTAGTATTAGATAAAGTAAACTATGAAATTACAACATATCGAATTGATAAAGATTATGTTGATGGAAGAAGGCCAGGTCATGTTGAGTTTGGTACAACTTTACATGAAGATTTAAAACGAAGAGATTTTACAATGAATGCTTTGGCATACGACCTTAAGTCATGTGAACTGATTGATGAACATGATGGTCTCGTTGATATCGAAAACAAAATCATTCGAACCATTGGCAATCCTATAGAGCGATTTACCGAAGACGGACTTCGTCCAATAAGGGCTTTAAGATTTGCAAGTACTCTAAATTTTAAAATCGAACCTGAAACAAAAAAAGCCATCCAACTCACAAAACATATCACAAAAAAAATATCTTTAGAACGTTTTCAGGATGAGATTTTAAAATCTTTTCTCGGTGAAAATCCTTCTGCAATGATTCGACTTTTGGCAGAAGAGAATTTATTCCAAGTTTTTTTACCTACATTGCCAAATGATCTGACTCCCAATGAAATCATTTTAGACAAACTCAATTATATACCAAAAGAATTGGTGGGAATGCAACTTTGCTTCGCATTTTATTCAATCTCTCCTGATATAAGTTTAAAAGAATTGGAAACCTATTTGCGTTCATTGAAATTTTCTGGACAAAATATAAAAGATACACTTCTCTTCTTCGAAATTTTACAAAAATGGATTCAAAATTCCGATAAATCTTCACTTTCAATTTACGATATCAAAAAAAATTATCTAGCGCCCGTTAAACGACATTTTAATTCTCGATATACATTGGATGAAACATTTTTCCAAAAGCTAAAACCCATATTTGAAGATGAAATTTCCCGGTTTGTTTCCATTTGGAATGATAATCCTCCCCTTTTACTTTCCGATTTGGCCCTGAATGGGAACCATTTGAGTGAAAATTTTCCCAATTTACCAAAAACAAAATTTGGAGAGGTGTTACATTTACTATTAGAATTGGTACTACATTCGCCTAAAGAAAATGAATTTCACAAATTAATCGCCCAATCTGCTGAAATTATAAACAATTTGTCCAAATAA
- a CDS encoding Fur family transcriptional regulator, with translation MAGDPSQILKKIGLKVTKNREQVLSILQGSTRPLNHQEIMEKLPKEESWDRVTIYRALSDLEEKNLLNSLHSTDRVTYFELKTDGNHVVSAAHGHLICNVCGKIECIDDPWNGMPSSKQLKGFTTESVEIVFRGKCRNCQ, from the coding sequence ATGGCTGGTGATCCTTCTCAAATACTCAAAAAAATCGGGCTTAAAGTAACTAAAAATAGAGAACAAGTTTTATCCATTTTACAAGGATCAACTAGACCACTCAACCACCAAGAAATCATGGAAAAACTTCCTAAGGAAGAATCCTGGGACCGAGTCACGATTTACCGCGCATTATCTGATCTAGAAGAAAAGAACCTTTTGAATTCACTTCATTCTACAGATCGAGTCACCTACTTTGAATTAAAAACGGATGGGAACCATGTTGTCTCTGCGGCTCATGGACATTTGATTTGCAATGTATGTGGGAAAATTGAATGTATCGACGATCCATGGAACGGTATGCCTTCTTCAAAACAACTAAAAGGATTCACTACAGAATCTGTTGAAATCGTTTTTAGAGGCAAATGTAGAAATTGCCAATAG
- a CDS encoding ribonuclease HI family protein, with the protein MSTKDTTFVYCDGSSRGNPGPAAIGVSFQNNDGIEFHFISEKIGTATNNVAEWNALSRGMEDAINRNIKKIKFRLDSELVVKQMKGEYKVKNKDLMVFKTKCDQLKNSFENFEIQYIPREQNARADQLANLAQDSKE; encoded by the coding sequence ATGTCCACAAAAGATACGACTTTCGTTTATTGTGATGGAAGCTCAAGAGGGAATCCCGGTCCCGCGGCAATTGGTGTTTCCTTTCAAAACAATGATGGTATTGAATTTCATTTTATTTCAGAAAAAATTGGGACTGCAACCAATAATGTTGCGGAGTGGAATGCCCTTTCACGTGGAATGGAAGATGCTATCAATCGAAATATCAAAAAAATTAAATTTCGATTGGACTCAGAACTTGTCGTTAAACAAATGAAAGGTGAGTATAAAGTAAAAAATAAAGACCTAATGGTCTTTAAAACAAAATGTGACCAACTAAAAAACTCATTTGAAAATTTTGAAATCCAATATATCCCTCGCGAACAAAATGCACGGGCGGATCAACTTGCCAATTTGGCACAAGATTCAAAAGAATGA
- a CDS encoding class I SAM-dependent methyltransferase — protein MTERGLGALIMFENRLRKLKKEREKWAKRENINCYRIYSEDIPQVPCILDRYPNGLVLYDKSSLRFQVETDHEARLKEIVRIVTNVFQIPEDQLFFKKRKKQKGSDQYEKLSIEGNFFWTKESNLEFQINLTDYLDTGLFLDHRITRSWLKEKSKNKSVLNLFSYTGAFSVYAASGGASKTKSIDLSKTYCDWAYRNLKQNGFESPKHQIINADILKWIEDEAKNTNRERYDLIFLDPPTFSNSKKMYEEWDVQTKHRNLLLLLLTKFLSDKGEIWFSTNFRKFKMEVEDEEWKERGYKCINKTKESIPLDFRDDKIHQLFCIVPNGDETI, from the coding sequence ATGACCGAACGAGGCTTAGGTGCCCTCATCATGTTTGAAAATCGCCTACGAAAACTAAAGAAAGAACGTGAAAAATGGGCGAAAAGGGAGAATATCAATTGTTACCGAATTTATTCAGAAGACATTCCTCAGGTTCCTTGCATTTTGGATCGATATCCTAACGGTTTGGTGCTATATGATAAAAGTTCATTACGATTCCAAGTTGAAACAGACCATGAAGCTCGATTAAAAGAGATTGTTCGCATTGTCACAAACGTATTTCAAATCCCTGAAGATCAGTTATTTTTTAAAAAACGTAAAAAACAAAAAGGTTCAGACCAATATGAAAAATTATCAATAGAAGGTAATTTTTTTTGGACAAAGGAATCAAATTTAGAATTTCAAATTAATTTAACTGATTACTTAGATACTGGTTTATTCTTAGACCATCGAATCACAAGATCATGGTTAAAAGAAAAATCAAAAAATAAGTCTGTTTTAAATTTATTCTCCTATACTGGGGCTTTTTCCGTTTATGCTGCGTCAGGTGGAGCTTCGAAAACAAAAAGTATTGATCTTTCTAAAACATATTGTGATTGGGCATACCGTAATTTAAAACAGAATGGATTTGAAAGTCCCAAACATCAAATCATTAATGCTGACATTTTAAAATGGATAGAAGACGAAGCAAAAAATACTAACCGCGAACGATATGATTTAATTTTCCTAGATCCTCCTACTTTTTCTAACAGTAAAAAAATGTACGAAGAGTGGGACGTTCAAACCAAACACCGAAACCTTCTTTTATTACTCCTCACAAAATTTTTATCTGATAAGGGAGAGATTTGGTTCTCTACAAATTTTCGAAAATTTAAAATGGAAGTAGAAGATGAGGAATGGAAAGAGAGAGGATATAAATGTATCAATAAAACCAAAGAATCAATTCCTTTGGACTTTCGAGATGATAAAATACATCAACTTTTTTGTATCGTACCAAATGGAGACGAAACAATTTAA
- a CDS encoding motility protein A, producing the protein MIHSTLLGIFAAILSVFVAILIEGASLRSFFHIPAMFLIVGGTLGATFASFSISQITKAVRDTRFALRKTKETDLKLVFFRFWEKARKDGLLSLEDESKKLDNPFFQKGIQLIVDGSDPRTIEEILWEAHEEKEKLDFKSAKIFETAAGFSPTIGIIGTVLGLVTVLENLDGGTKVLGQGIATAFIATFYGISFANLILLPISNQLKVVAKRESNERQAIMRGILSLQSGENRRILAERIDPFVNQ; encoded by the coding sequence ATGATCCATTCAACACTACTCGGTATATTCGCAGCGATTTTATCTGTCTTCGTTGCAATTTTAATTGAAGGTGCTTCCTTAAGATCCTTTTTCCATATTCCTGCGATGTTTCTCATCGTAGGTGGAACGTTAGGTGCTACATTTGCGTCTTTTTCAATTTCACAAATCACAAAAGCAGTGAGAGACACCCGCTTTGCTTTACGAAAAACAAAAGAAACCGATCTAAAACTTGTTTTCTTTAGATTTTGGGAGAAAGCGAGAAAAGATGGATTACTTTCACTTGAAGATGAATCAAAAAAATTAGACAATCCATTTTTCCAAAAAGGGATCCAGTTGATCGTAGATGGATCTGATCCAAGAACCATTGAAGAGATTTTATGGGAAGCACATGAAGAAAAAGAGAAATTGGATTTTAAATCTGCAAAAATTTTTGAAACTGCTGCAGGTTTTTCGCCTACGATTGGAATTATCGGAACAGTGCTTGGTCTTGTTACGGTTTTGGAAAATTTAGATGGAGGAACAAAAGTTCTTGGTCAAGGAATAGCAACAGCGTTCATTGCGACATTCTATGGAATCTCATTTGCCAATTTAATTCTACTACCTATCTCTAACCAATTGAAAGTAGTTGCAAAACGCGAAAGCAACGAACGCCAAGCAATCATGAGAGGAATTTTATCGTTACAATCAGGAGAAAATCGTAGAATCTTAGCAGAACGTATTGATCCATTTGTGAATCAATAA